A window of Auraticoccus monumenti contains these coding sequences:
- a CDS encoding mandelate racemase/muconate lactonizing enzyme family protein, with amino-acid sequence MSASDPTITSIDLHDLPTRYPRTVGRNARLGSHGSGGESRVAVLRTDSGAVGWGMVEGPAGADVVGRSLSELIDPATGVRDETLAWLDVPLHDLLGVVQDVPVHALLGDRGLPVVELYDGAIYFDDLDPEDAPRGVAVALQNCRDDAALGYRGFKLKIGRGNRWMPRAEGDARDIEVTRAVREAYPDARVLVDANDGYDLEGFCRYLDAVADCDLYWVEEPFLDDADDLAALRRHLDQVSPTTRIAEGETSPDVAALLPVAGAGHINVMLMDVMSFGLTRWRALMPQLVDLGVRASPHAWGRPLKTLYAAQLATGLGGVDVVEGVPGTTDGVDTSAYVFADGRLTVPDRPGFGLPLPTL; translated from the coding sequence GTGTCCGCGTCCGACCCGACCATCACCTCGATCGACCTGCACGACCTGCCCACCCGCTACCCCCGCACCGTCGGCCGCAACGCCCGGCTGGGCAGCCACGGCTCCGGCGGTGAGTCCCGCGTCGCGGTGCTGCGCACCGACTCCGGCGCGGTCGGCTGGGGCATGGTCGAGGGACCGGCCGGCGCCGACGTCGTCGGCCGCAGCCTGTCCGAGCTGATCGACCCCGCCACCGGTGTCCGCGACGAGACGCTGGCCTGGCTGGACGTCCCCCTGCACGACCTGCTCGGCGTGGTGCAGGACGTCCCGGTGCACGCCCTCCTCGGCGACCGGGGCCTGCCCGTCGTCGAGCTCTACGACGGCGCCATCTACTTCGACGACCTCGACCCCGAGGACGCCCCCCGCGGTGTCGCCGTCGCGCTGCAGAACTGCCGCGACGACGCCGCCCTGGGCTATCGCGGGTTCAAGCTGAAGATCGGGCGGGGGAACCGGTGGATGCCCCGGGCCGAGGGCGACGCCCGCGACATCGAGGTGACCAGGGCCGTCCGGGAGGCCTACCCCGACGCCCGGGTGCTGGTCGACGCCAACGACGGCTACGACCTGGAGGGCTTCTGCCGCTACCTCGACGCCGTCGCCGACTGCGACCTGTACTGGGTGGAGGAGCCCTTCCTCGACGACGCCGACGACCTCGCCGCCCTGCGCCGCCACCTGGACCAGGTCAGCCCCACCACCCGCATCGCCGAGGGCGAGACCTCCCCCGACGTCGCGGCCCTGCTGCCGGTGGCCGGTGCGGGGCACATCAACGTGATGCTGATGGATGTCATGTCGTTCGGCCTGACCCGCTGGCGGGCCCTGATGCCGCAGCTGGTCGACCTCGGCGTCCGAGCCTCCCCGCACGCCTGGGGACGTCCGCTGAAGACGCTGTACGCCGCGCAGCTGGCCACCGGGCTCGGCGGGGTGGACGTGGTGGAGGGCGTGCCCGGCACCACCGACGGCGTCGACACCTCCGCCTACGTCTTCGCCGACGGCCGTCTGACCGTCCCGGACCGTCCCGGCTTCGGCCTGCCGCTCCCCACCCTCTGA